The following coding sequences lie in one Chloroflexota bacterium genomic window:
- a CDS encoding 4'-phosphopantetheinyl transferase superfamily protein has translation MPVARPLEVKRNGTLQQAQRPVRRALDVHEALPPAPAIMRSMRIPAAQQWWRPFREIGGADVFHVDLALDGAREALAGPWLDDHEHARAARYVFPESSRRYTLLRAALRSLLCERLSCGNADLSFETADHGKPYAVVCGSPAAMHFNVSDSGRHGLIALASEGQIGIDVEERSDKRDLDGLAETVFGRDERAAMASAAGHVKVERFYRLGTVKEALVKALGTGLYLDVATFQVPASLLQGDPGAVFSFPHLPTVRWWVEDLGTIDFAAAIAHEMAPGRERATSPTAHAAQEELRQA, from the coding sequence ATGCCCGTCGCACGGCCCCTCGAAGTGAAGCGGAATGGAACGCTGCAGCAAGCCCAGAGGCCGGTGCGACGGGCGCTTGATGTGCATGAGGCGCTGCCGCCCGCACCCGCTATAATGCGGTCCATGCGCATTCCGGCGGCCCAACAGTGGTGGCGCCCGTTCCGGGAGATCGGCGGCGCTGATGTCTTCCACGTCGACCTTGCGCTCGACGGCGCCCGGGAGGCATTGGCGGGCCCGTGGCTGGATGATCACGAGCATGCCCGCGCCGCGCGGTACGTCTTCCCGGAATCGAGCCGGCGGTACACCCTGCTGCGCGCCGCGCTCCGGTCCCTCCTCTGTGAGCGGCTGTCGTGCGGCAACGCGGACCTCTCATTCGAGACCGCGGATCACGGCAAGCCCTACGCCGTCGTGTGCGGTTCCCCCGCGGCGATGCACTTCAACGTCAGCGATAGCGGGCGTCACGGGCTGATTGCGCTGGCTTCCGAAGGGCAGATCGGCATCGACGTGGAGGAACGCTCGGACAAGCGCGACCTGGACGGGCTGGCCGAGACGGTTTTCGGGCGGGACGAGCGGGCTGCGATGGCGTCAGCGGCAGGCCATGTGAAGGTGGAGCGATTCTACCGGCTGGGGACCGTGAAGGAGGCCCTCGTCAAAGCCCTCGGCACCGGGCTCTACCTGGACGTTGCGACCTTTCAGGTGCCCGCCTCTCTGCTTCAGGGCGACCCAGGGGCAGTATTCAGTTTCCCCCACCTGCCGACAGTCCGGTGGTGGGTGGAAGACTTGGGCACAATAGACTTCGCGGCCGCGATTGCGCATGAGATGGCGCCCGGCAGGGAGCGGGCAACCTCGCCGACCGCACATGCCGCTCAAGAGGAGTTGCGTCAGGCCTGA
- a CDS encoding phosphopantetheine-binding protein, producing MATIEERLRKLVDENLEVEGRPIGRELDANKSLADAGVSSVDFVAFMKVVAQEFNLDMSAGDCENFQTLANVIEYLEKEAA from the coding sequence GTGGCAACGATAGAAGAACGTCTCAGGAAGCTTGTGGACGAGAACCTGGAGGTCGAAGGCCGACCCATCGGCCGGGAACTGGACGCGAACAAGAGCCTGGCTGACGCGGGCGTGTCCTCGGTCGACTTCGTCGCATTCATGAAGGTCGTGGCGCAGGAGTTCAACCTCGATATGAGCGCGGGCGACTGCGAGAATTTCCAGACCCTCGCGAACGTGATCGAGTACTTGGAGAAGGAAGCGGCCTAA
- a CDS encoding alpha/beta hydrolase: MTEAEFVWDVPEPLETVGVPVDADTTIIVRRHGNPDGQRLVLSHGNGLATDLYYPFWSLLTDEFDVIIYDLRNHGWNELTSLDRHNVPTLVDDHDRILEAVDEGFGKKPKIGVYHSLSSIAALLSSTMGSGYEALILYDPPLRKPNVSDEQFDGVAIRTAAMVRRRTSRFRTTDEFSSILPYIPAFQRMAPEAHDLIAKATLRESRDGEGFDLRCPPEYEAQIIDYARIFFLAVDFEAMRCPLKVIGADPTLPYSYLPTLDLSDVAIVHYDFLPDTTHFLPLEKPEECARALREFLLHLPKL; this comes from the coding sequence ATGACAGAAGCGGAATTTGTGTGGGACGTTCCTGAACCGTTGGAGACGGTGGGCGTTCCCGTGGATGCCGATACCACAATCATCGTGCGGCGCCACGGCAACCCGGACGGCCAGCGGCTGGTGTTGTCTCATGGCAACGGCCTGGCAACCGACCTCTACTATCCCTTCTGGTCCCTGCTGACAGACGAGTTCGACGTTATCATTTACGACTTGCGGAACCACGGCTGGAACGAACTGACTTCGCTTGACCGGCACAACGTGCCCACGCTGGTCGATGATCATGACCGCATTCTTGAGGCCGTTGACGAGGGCTTTGGAAAGAAGCCCAAGATCGGCGTCTACCACTCCCTGTCGTCAATTGCAGCGCTCCTGTCATCCACCATGGGAAGCGGATACGAAGCCCTGATACTGTACGACCCTCCCCTGCGGAAGCCCAACGTGTCCGATGAGCAATTCGACGGAGTTGCGATCCGCACTGCCGCAATGGTCCGCCGCCGGACATCGCGCTTTCGCACCACAGACGAGTTTTCCTCCATCCTGCCCTATATCCCCGCCTTCCAGCGCATGGCGCCCGAGGCCCATGACCTCATCGCAAAGGCAACCCTTCGGGAAAGCAGGGATGGGGAGGGCTTCGATCTGCGGTGTCCGCCGGAGTACGAGGCACAGATTATCGACTACGCGAGAATCTTCTTCCTTGCCGTAGACTTCGAGGCGATGCGCTGTCCCCTCAAGGTCATTGGCGCTGACCCCACGCTGCCGTACTCCTACCTCCCCACGCTGGACCTGAGCGACGTCGCCATAGTCCACTACGACTTCCTCCCCGATACCACGCATTTTTTGCCCCTGGAGAAGCCGGAGGAGTGCGCCAGGGCGCTCCGCGAGTTCCTCTTACACTTGCCGAAGCTTTGA